The Centroberyx gerrardi isolate f3 unplaced genomic scaffold, fCenGer3.hap1.cur.20231027 Scaffold_71, whole genome shotgun sequence genome includes a region encoding these proteins:
- the LOC144538224 gene encoding uncharacterized protein LOC144538224 has protein sequence MLQQNNRLLQNNRPLQQNNRLLQNNIPLQQNNRLLHNNIPLQNNIPLQQNNRLLHNNRLLQNNIPLQQNNRLLQNNIPLQNNIPLQQNNRLLHNNRLLQNNRPVQQNNRPVQQNNRLQQNNRLQQNNRLLQQNNRPLQQNNRLQQNNRLLQQNNRPLQNNRLLQQNNRPLQNRLLQQNNRLQQNRLLQQNNRLLQQNNRLQQNNRPLQQNNRLQQNNRPLQQNNRLQQNNRLLQNRLQQNNRLLQNNRLQQNNRLLQNNRLQQNNRTLQQNRLQQNNRLLQNNRLQQNNRLLQNRRLLQNNRPLQQNNRLQQNNRPLPKFFSRSARSTES, from the exons atgctgcagcagaacaacagactgctgcagaacaacagaccgctgcagcagaacaacagactgctgcagaacaACATACCGCTGCAGCAGAATAACAGACTGCTGCACAACAACATACCGCTGCAGAACAACATACCGCTGCAGCAGAATAACAGACTGCTGCacaacaacagactgctgcagaacaACATACCGCTGCAGCAGaataacagactgctgcagaacaACATACCGCTGCAGAACAACATACCGCTGCAGCAGAATAACAGACTGCTGCacaacaacagactgctgcagaacaacagaccggtgcagcagaacaacagaccggtgcagcagaacaacagactgcagcagaacaacagactgcagcagaacaacagactgctgcagcagaacaacagaccgctgcagcagaacaacagactgcagcagaacaacagactgctgcagcagaacaacagaccgctgcagaacaacagactgctgcagcagaacaacagaccgCTGCAgaacagactgctgcagcagaacaacagactgcagcagaacagactgctgcagcagaacaacagactgctgcagcagaacaacagactgcagcagaacaacagaccgctgcagcagaacaacagactgcagcagaacaacagaccgctgcagcagaacaacagactgcagcagaacaacagactgctgcagaacagactgcagcagaacaacagactgctgcagaacaacagactgcagcagaacaacagactgctgcagaacaacagactgcagcagaacaacagaacgctgcagcagaacagactgcagcagaacaacagactgctgcagaacaacagactgcagcagaacaacagactgctgcagaacaga agactgctgcagaacaacagaccgctgcagcagaacaacagactgcagcagaacaacagaccaCTTCCCAAGTTCTTCAGCAGGAGCGCACGATCCACAGAGAGTTGA